In Longimicrobiaceae bacterium, one genomic interval encodes:
- the ilvB gene encoding biosynthetic-type acetolactate synthase large subunit — MSDERTGAQIICEALVREGVEVIFGIPGGAIMPFYHALPEYADRLRHVLCRHEQGAGHAAEGYARASGKVGVCVATSGPGATNLVTPIADAWMDSTPLVAITGQVPSTVLGKDAFQETDIVGITVPITKHSYLVSDINDLPRVFQEAFHIARTGRPGPVLIDITKDAQQARTVPDWNTELNLPGYRPTYHGNRRQIKEAARLLTSAEKPLIMAGSGVIWSGASEELLALAERTGVPVITTLHGKGAFPEDHPLALGMPGMHGWVHVNRAIQECDVLLNIGARFDDRVTGKVATFAPHAQVIHVDIDPAEIGKNIRTAVPIVGDAKNVLQAILEVLPERTPPAAWLEHIRDMQEKHQPRQRYLKRPDTPVLMPHDVYGSLNRILHERGNFRVVTDVGQHQMWAAQLIDWTRPRTHLTSGGSGTMGFAVPAALGAALACPDETIWVICGDGGFQMTNQELATIRQEGIRNVKVAIINNGYLGMVRQWQELFENKRYSGTPLSGPDFVKLAEAYGLPGIKVEEVDAVDDAIERAWDTDDSVVIDFCVEREVNVFPIVPQGKGIHEMLTEVPEEAGV, encoded by the coding sequence ATGTCTGACGAACGGACCGGAGCCCAGATCATCTGCGAAGCACTCGTGCGAGAGGGCGTCGAGGTCATCTTCGGCATTCCCGGTGGGGCGATCATGCCGTTCTACCATGCCCTGCCGGAGTACGCCGATCGGCTTCGCCACGTCCTCTGCCGCCACGAGCAGGGGGCCGGCCATGCGGCCGAGGGATATGCACGCGCCTCCGGTAAGGTCGGCGTATGCGTTGCCACCAGCGGTCCCGGCGCGACCAACCTTGTCACGCCCATCGCGGACGCGTGGATGGACAGCACTCCCCTGGTCGCGATCACCGGACAGGTGCCGTCCACCGTGCTCGGCAAGGACGCCTTTCAAGAGACCGACATCGTCGGGATTACGGTGCCGATCACCAAGCACAGCTACCTGGTGAGCGACATCAACGATCTGCCGCGCGTCTTCCAGGAGGCATTCCACATCGCCCGGACCGGTCGTCCCGGGCCGGTGCTGATCGACATCACCAAGGATGCGCAGCAGGCTCGCACCGTCCCGGACTGGAACACCGAGCTGAACCTGCCCGGCTACCGGCCCACCTACCACGGCAACCGGCGGCAGATCAAGGAAGCGGCGCGCCTCCTGACCAGCGCTGAGAAGCCGCTGATCATGGCCGGTAGCGGCGTCATCTGGAGCGGCGCCAGCGAGGAGCTGCTGGCTCTGGCAGAGCGCACAGGCGTGCCGGTGATCACCACCCTGCACGGCAAGGGCGCCTTCCCGGAGGACCACCCCCTCGCGCTGGGCATGCCCGGCATGCACGGCTGGGTGCACGTGAACCGGGCGATCCAGGAGTGCGACGTTCTGCTCAACATCGGCGCGCGCTTCGACGACCGGGTCACCGGCAAGGTGGCCACCTTTGCCCCGCACGCCCAGGTCATCCACGTCGACATCGACCCGGCGGAGATCGGCAAGAACATCCGTACCGCAGTGCCGATCGTGGGCGACGCGAAGAACGTCCTGCAGGCGATCCTCGAGGTGCTCCCGGAGAGAACGCCGCCCGCGGCGTGGCTGGAGCACATCCGGGACATGCAGGAGAAGCATCAGCCGCGGCAGCGTTACCTGAAGCGGCCGGACACCCCCGTGCTCATGCCGCACGACGTCTATGGCTCCCTGAACCGCATCCTCCACGAGCGCGGCAACTTCCGGGTGGTCACCGACGTCGGCCAGCACCAGATGTGGGCGGCGCAGCTCATCGACTGGACGCGCCCCCGCACGCATCTGACCAGCGGCGGATCGGGCACCATGGGCTTCGCCGTGCCGGCCGCGCTCGGAGCGGCGCTGGCCTGCCCCGACGAGACGATCTGGGTGATCTGCGGCGATGGTGGCTTCCAGATGACCAATCAGGAGCTGGCCACCATCCGTCAGGAAGGGATCCGCAACGTCAAGGTGGCCATCATCAACAACGGCTACCTCGGCATGGTGCGCCAGTGGCAGGAGCTGTTCGAGAACAAGCGCTACAGCGGCACCCCGCTCTCCGGCCCCGACTTCGTCAAGCTGGCCGAGGCATACGGCCTGCCCGGCATCAAGGTCGAGGAGGTCGACGCCGTGGACGACGCGATCGAGCGCGCCTGGGACACCGACGACTCGGTGGTCATCGACTTCTGCGTGGAGCGTGAGGTGAACGTCTTCCCCATCGTGCCCCAGGGGAAGGGCATCCACGAGATGCTGACGGAGGTGCCGGAAGAGGCCGGGGTCTGA
- a CDS encoding branched-chain amino acid transaminase, which translates to MAAKFTTTEWIWRNGEFIPWEEATIHVMSHVVHYGSSVFEGIRCYKTPQGPAIFRLPEHLRRLRDSARVYRMEYQYSEAELTAALQELIIKNGLEECYIRPVVFRGYGTVGVNPAGSPVETYLVCWPWGTYLGEGALERGVDVCVSSWARPAPNTLPAMAKAGGNYLSSQLIKMEAIANGYDEGIALSPVGVVSEGSGQNLFLVRDGVLVTPPLEGTLLQGITRDSVITIARDMGIVVREQAIPREALYMADELFFTGTAAEVTPIRSVDRIVIGAGKAGEMTLALQARLLDLAHGRVEDRYGWLTPVQQRKEVSVG; encoded by the coding sequence ATGGCAGCGAAGTTCACCACCACCGAATGGATCTGGCGCAACGGGGAATTCATCCCCTGGGAAGAGGCCACCATCCACGTGATGAGCCATGTTGTCCACTACGGCTCTTCTGTCTTCGAGGGGATTCGCTGCTATAAGACGCCGCAAGGACCGGCGATCTTCCGGCTCCCGGAGCACCTGCGTCGTCTGCGCGACTCGGCGCGGGTGTATCGGATGGAGTACCAGTACTCGGAGGCGGAGCTCACCGCGGCGCTGCAGGAGCTGATCATCAAGAACGGGCTGGAGGAGTGCTACATCCGGCCCGTCGTCTTCCGCGGCTACGGCACGGTCGGCGTGAACCCCGCCGGCAGCCCCGTCGAGACGTACCTGGTCTGCTGGCCATGGGGCACGTACCTCGGCGAGGGCGCACTCGAACGCGGGGTGGACGTGTGCGTCTCCAGCTGGGCGCGCCCCGCGCCGAACACCCTGCCGGCAATGGCCAAGGCGGGCGGCAACTATCTCAGCTCGCAGCTCATCAAGATGGAGGCGATCGCCAACGGTTACGACGAGGGGATCGCGCTCTCTCCGGTCGGCGTCGTGAGCGAAGGCAGCGGCCAGAACCTGTTCCTGGTGCGCGACGGAGTGCTCGTCACGCCCCCGCTCGAGGGTACGCTCCTGCAGGGAATCACCCGTGACTCGGTCATCACCATCGCGCGGGACATGGGAATCGTCGTCCGGGAGCAGGCGATCCCGCGTGAGGCGCTCTACATGGCGGACGAGCTTTTCTTTACCGGGACCGCGGCTGAGGTGACCCCCATCCGTAGCGTCGACCGGATCGTGATCGGCGCGGGCAAGGCCGGCGAGATGACCCTCGCGCTCCAGGCGCGGCTCCTCGACCTCGCACACGGCCGGGTTGAAGACCGTTACGGCTGGCTCACCCCTGT
- the ilvN gene encoding acetolactate synthase small subunit → MKHTLVALMQDHPGVLNRVVSLVRRRNFNIESLTVGHSETPGISRMTLVVDAADVEQIIKQLYRLIEVLKVSDVTHDAVVEREVALIKLHVTRPSRAELVALANVFDATIVDVGPTSMIVEMTGAPDDVERFIELVRPFGIKEMMRTGRIAMVRGPATHRAASETEAQENGRAAEAPLATAV, encoded by the coding sequence GTGAAACACACCCTCGTCGCTTTGATGCAGGACCACCCCGGCGTGCTGAACCGGGTGGTGAGCCTGGTGCGTCGTCGTAACTTCAATATCGAGAGCCTCACCGTCGGTCATAGCGAGACGCCCGGGATCAGCCGCATGACCCTGGTGGTCGACGCGGCCGACGTGGAGCAGATCATCAAGCAGCTCTACCGGCTGATCGAGGTCCTCAAAGTCAGCGACGTCACACACGACGCGGTGGTGGAGCGCGAGGTCGCGCTCATCAAGCTCCACGTCACCCGTCCCAGCCGGGCCGAGCTGGTGGCACTCGCCAACGTCTTCGACGCGACGATCGTGGACGTCGGGCCCACCAGCATGATCGTGGAGATGACCGGCGCGCCCGACGACGTGGAGCGGTTCATCGAGCTCGTCCGCCCCTTCGGCATCAAGGAGATGATGCGTACGGGACGCATCGCCATGGTGCGCGGTCCGGCCACACACCGTGCGGCGAGCGAGACCGAAGCGCAGGAGAACGGGCGCGCGGCCGAGGCTCCGCTCGCCACCGCCGTCTGA
- the ilvC gene encoding ketol-acid reductoisomerase, whose translation MAELFYDNDADLERLRGRRIAIIGFGSQGHAHALNLRDSGMDVRVGLYPGSRSRQKAESAGLQVLSVADATREADIIMLLIPDTGQAKLYREEIAPNLTRGKTLMFAHGFNIRFGQIVPPAEVDVSMVAPKSPGHRVREVFEQGGGVPGLVAVEQDASGNALADALAYARGIGCTRAGVLKTTFAEETETDLFGEQAVLCGGASELVKAGFETLVEAGYQPEIAYFECLHELKLIVDLMYQGGLNYMRYSVSDTAEYGDYVAGPRVINEHSRAAMRELLEEVRNGKFAREWIEENEKGRPNFERKRAAEGEHPLEQVGRKLRRMMPFVNPKEVVPGAGGA comes from the coding sequence ATGGCCGAACTTTTTTACGACAACGACGCGGACCTGGAGAGGCTGAGGGGGCGGCGCATCGCCATCATCGGCTTCGGGAGCCAGGGTCACGCCCATGCGCTGAACCTGCGGGACAGCGGCATGGATGTCCGCGTCGGCCTGTATCCCGGCTCGCGTAGCCGGCAGAAGGCGGAATCGGCCGGGCTCCAGGTCCTCTCCGTCGCCGACGCGACGCGCGAGGCCGACATTATCATGCTGCTCATCCCCGACACCGGACAGGCGAAGCTCTATCGCGAGGAGATCGCCCCGAACCTGACCCGTGGGAAGACGCTGATGTTCGCGCACGGCTTCAACATTCGGTTCGGGCAGATCGTTCCTCCCGCCGAAGTCGACGTGAGCATGGTGGCACCCAAGTCGCCCGGGCACCGCGTGCGCGAGGTGTTCGAGCAGGGGGGCGGCGTTCCCGGCCTCGTCGCCGTCGAGCAGGACGCTTCCGGCAACGCTCTGGCCGACGCGCTGGCCTACGCCCGCGGCATCGGGTGCACCCGCGCCGGCGTGCTGAAGACCACTTTCGCGGAGGAGACCGAGACTGACCTGTTCGGTGAACAGGCGGTCCTGTGCGGCGGCGCCTCCGAGCTGGTGAAGGCGGGTTTCGAGACGCTGGTGGAGGCGGGCTATCAGCCGGAGATCGCCTACTTCGAGTGCCTGCACGAGCTGAAGCTGATCGTCGACCTGATGTACCAGGGCGGCCTCAACTACATGCGCTATTCAGTTTCGGACACGGCGGAGTACGGCGACTACGTGGCCGGGCCGCGCGTCATTAACGAGCATAGTCGCGCCGCCATGCGGGAGCTGCTCGAAGAGGTCCGCAACGGGAAGTTCGCGCGCGAGTGGATCGAGGAGAACGAAAAGGGCCGCCCGAACTTCGAGCGTAAGCGCGCCGCGGAGGGAGAGCATCCGCTGGAGCAGGTGGGACGCAAGTTGCGGCGGATGATGCCCTTCGTGAATCCCAAGGAAGTCGTGCCCGGCGCCGGCGGCGCCTGA
- the leuB gene encoding 3-isopropylmalate dehydrogenase, whose product MQATITVLPGDGIGPEVASEAVRVLRTVAELRGHQFEFREALLGGCAIDTTGTALPEETTRLCQESDAVLLGAVGGPKWDDPNAPVRPEQGLLGIRKALGLFANLRPVTVYPELVGASPLRPELLQGVDLLVVRELTGGIYFGEKKREKLENGEERAFDGCVYTTSEIERVVRAAANFARARRGKLTAVDKANVLETSRLWRAVTGRIMREEFPDVRFETILVDACAMHLIRRPADFDVIVTENMFGDILTDEASMLAGSMGLLPSASLGEKGEGSRSRMGLYEPIHGSAPDIAGQGIANPLGTILSAALLLRYSLGLEEDAAMVEKAVADVIASGLRTKDLAAAGEKSVSTTEMGDAVVERVRAAA is encoded by the coding sequence GTGCAAGCGACGATTACGGTTCTGCCCGGCGACGGCATCGGTCCCGAGGTAGCGTCGGAGGCAGTCCGGGTACTCCGGACCGTCGCCGAGCTGCGCGGTCATCAGTTCGAATTCCGTGAGGCGCTGCTGGGCGGGTGTGCCATCGACACCACCGGCACCGCCCTACCGGAAGAGACCACGCGCCTGTGCCAGGAATCGGACGCGGTTCTGCTGGGGGCGGTCGGTGGACCGAAGTGGGACGACCCGAACGCGCCGGTGCGGCCTGAGCAGGGACTCCTGGGGATTCGTAAGGCGCTTGGCCTTTTCGCCAATCTGCGCCCGGTGACCGTCTACCCCGAGCTGGTAGGCGCGTCGCCGCTCCGGCCCGAACTGTTGCAGGGGGTGGACCTCCTGGTGGTTCGGGAACTGACCGGGGGGATCTACTTCGGCGAGAAGAAGCGGGAGAAGCTGGAGAACGGCGAGGAACGCGCCTTCGACGGCTGCGTCTACACCACCAGCGAGATCGAGCGGGTGGTCCGAGCGGCTGCGAACTTCGCCCGCGCGCGTCGGGGGAAGCTCACCGCGGTCGACAAGGCGAACGTGCTCGAGACTTCGCGCCTCTGGCGCGCGGTCACCGGCCGGATCATGCGCGAGGAGTTCCCGGATGTCCGCTTCGAGACGATCCTCGTGGACGCCTGCGCGATGCACCTGATTCGTCGACCGGCAGACTTCGACGTCATCGTGACGGAGAACATGTTCGGCGACATCCTCACCGACGAGGCGTCGATGCTGGCCGGCTCGATGGGGCTGCTCCCCTCGGCCTCGCTCGGCGAGAAGGGCGAGGGAAGCCGGTCCCGGATGGGCCTTTACGAGCCGATTCACGGCTCCGCGCCTGACATTGCGGGCCAGGGGATCGCCAACCCGCTGGGTACGATTCTCAGCGCGGCGCTGCTTCTCCGCTACTCGCTCGGACTCGAGGAGGATGCAGCGATGGTGGAAAAAGCCGTGGCCGACGTGATCGCCTCCGGCCTGCGCACGAAGGACCTCGCGGCTGCGGGCGAGAAGTCGGTGAGCACGACCGAGATGGGAGACGCGGTGGTGGAGCGGGTCCGCGCCGCCGCGTAA
- the leuD gene encoding 3-isopropylmalate dehydratase small subunit, whose product MDPFQRITSRVVLLPIENIDTDQIIPARFLKVTDKAGLGDALFADWRYDVDGNPKPDFVLNQPESAGAQVLFAGDNFGCGSSREHAPWALVGFGFRAVISTFFADIFRSNALKNGLLPIVVDPEVHRRLQAQLEADPAAQVDVDLESQTLTLPDGEKVSFPVDPFAKHCLLNGVDQLGFLLGEEEAIRAYEASHPARVHTTAA is encoded by the coding sequence ATGGACCCATTCCAACGCATCACCTCCCGTGTCGTGCTTCTCCCGATCGAGAACATCGATACGGATCAGATCATCCCCGCCCGCTTTCTGAAGGTCACGGACAAGGCGGGGTTGGGCGACGCGCTTTTCGCGGACTGGCGCTACGACGTCGACGGGAATCCGAAGCCTGACTTCGTTCTCAACCAGCCGGAGTCGGCGGGAGCGCAGGTGCTCTTCGCAGGGGACAACTTCGGCTGTGGGTCCTCCCGCGAGCACGCCCCCTGGGCGCTCGTCGGGTTCGGGTTCAGGGCGGTGATCAGCACCTTCTTCGCCGACATCTTCAGGAGCAACGCGCTCAAGAACGGGTTGCTCCCCATCGTCGTCGACCCGGAGGTGCATCGCAGGCTGCAGGCGCAGCTGGAGGCCGATCCCGCCGCTCAGGTGGACGTCGACCTGGAGAGCCAGACGCTGACGCTCCCCGACGGCGAGAAGGTGAGCTTCCCGGTCGACCCGTTCGCCAAGCACTGCCTGCTGAACGGGGTCGATCAGCTCGGCTTCCTCCTCGGCGAGGAGGAGGCGATCCGCGCGTACGAGGCGTCGCATCCGGCGCGCGTCCACACCACCGCGGCCTGA